The sequence ttaaaacCCCTCCATTACGAAACCCTTGAATACTTAAAGCACTTTTtacattactatataattgttttatttgtaacaaagaATGACGAAGAATTGATTTCGTAAAAGCAGTTCCATTGACCGAAAGTCGCAGCGAAATCAGATAGTTGTGCCGTTAGAAAGTCGGCAAACGTAATTTGTCGCGTGCGCCGAATCTGCGAGTGTGACGAGTGCGCTTCGCCACTAATCAAATTATCGCGAGCACCGCGGACATTAAGCACGCATCGATCGCAGTGTTTTGTAAACAGACGGTCCCTCCGCCAATAGAACGCGCCACGGATCGATAAGTCGCCCCTGTGACGGGCCAGGGAACAAGGGTGATTCCGATGTTTCAACCCCCGGTCTTCCGTGGACGAAATTCCAGAGAGCCACTGTTCCATAtccacttatttatttatttacttatttatttctatatatttattattattatcattattcatttattgttaaatcaTAGTAGGTTTAGATAGCagactaaaattttatacagtacATGCAATAGTaagcagaaaaataaaatcatttaactctttcgactataatatataataacgagtcaggctcgcgATAAAGATACCATGCTaggtgtaattaatattattaatttcttctaaatcgaaatgaaattgaatttttctattattaaagatgaaattaaataccaAAGAGCTCTCAATACTCTGTAAATGTTGGACATTTCGGGGCACCCTGTATAGTCGTGCAGCACGTCGGCAGGACAGTCTGCGGAAAGCATCGCTAGTAATCGTATCGGCGCGgggccgcgcggctcggcgtGTCAAATTAAGGGAGGAACGATCCACTTTAGCCGGGGGTGTAACGAGTTTACTAACCCCTTCGCATGTAGGTTAAAAGGAATCGATGAGATTGCAGAGCGGCGTACTACGGGGGCTAGAACCGGCGGCGCGTGTATGTATCGGTTGCAGCGCAACCGTGTGGCGGGGGGGTTGGTAGCGGTACAGCGCTGCCGGGGGTGCAGCTATGGTCGCATCCAGCCGCGGTTAACCAGGAGTCGCAGGCCGGCCGGCGTTAACTCTGGTTGTGAATCACgacttcgtttaattatttcgacgagagcgcgagcgccgcgcgcgcgtgtgcccGGGAATCGATCGAATTCGAAGGCGGTGGCAATCGGTCGATCGCCTCGATTATCGACGGCTCCGTTCCTCGCGCGATCTCGGCGGTTTAATCGAGCGGAgttctcgaaataaaagagaaaaaaagaacgacaCGGAGAAACGCGAGGCTCCTCGGTTCCCATGATCGTCGTTCCACCGCTCGAGGACGCTCGCTCGCGTCTCCCGGAGTCGAGGACCAGCGCGGGTCCCCTCTGCCTCTCGCCCGACACATTGTTGCGAAGATTACTTTGAAGCTGCCGATCGTACCCGGGCTCTCCGTCGAGGGTGCTCCAGCCACTCTGTTTTGCAAGAATCCAGACTCGACGACTCGCTGGAAAATCAATGGCGGATCGTTGAGCCGTCGAGGGGGATCGACGACGCCGCGAGAGTTCTTCATCGGACGATCTTGTCAAAATATCGGCCGACCGACCGACTCGAAACTGGCGGCGATTTTTAAAGAGCTCGATAGCCGGCGGTGTTCCAGCGAGCGAAACCAGGAATTTTTGAAGTTCGGTGAAATGATATCGAGGGTTCGATAGTCGATGCTGGATCGCtttgaatttgaatatattacgAAAACATTAATCGCCGCGAACGTTCGAGGCTTTTGTAAATCAGCTTTTTCGCGAccgaatatgaaattataaaaatgtgctGTGACGAGCGAATGAAATCGGGTTTCAGAAACTTGTAGGAAATTTTAAAGGGTTGATACTCGCGTGAATAGGAGGAACACCGATCGACCGATGCTCGCCGGATTCCCGTGATTGGATCATTGCCAGATCCGCGCTCTAAACTCCGGCGTCTAAAGGCATTCGATtagcaaataaatgaaatcgacGACTCGGGGGAGAGTGCAGTGCACTCATTGATCTGCTCGAGCAATTTATAAGAGACTGTAGGGAAGACGAAGGCGAGCCTAAACTCGACAATTCCttaacagaataaattaagTCTTGAGGGAAAGCACTGTTCTTTTCGCGCATTAAAGAGTACAATAAAGAATTTTGGAGAAGACTCTAAATCAAGCACAATTCTTTAATTACTATAGatcctataaaaaaataaattacacgcCTAGAGAAAATAGAATGCGTCTGCACCGAGCCCcgttaaaaaatcaaagaacttGCATATTAGAGGagaagaattatatttgaGGCGCAAAATTTTAGCGAGTCGGTAATTCCCGAGTACTTCCGGTCTCTCGGGATTAACGAAAGTAAATTCGATCGTGGGTAAAGCTTGGTCGCTCGGCCGCGGCTCTCGAGGCTGCGGAGGGATTAAAGAGTTCCGAAGAGGGATCTCGTGGAATATAAGAATGATAAAAGCTAAGGGGAATGTACGGCTGTCGCAGGCCCGGTTCCAGCAGAAGCAGCTCCAGGAGAAGGAGCAGAAGTTGCTGCAGCTTTACGACCAGCAACAGCAGCGGGCTTATCAAGTGGTGCAACGCGGCAGCGCCGGCTCGAACGGCTCGAGTTATGGCTCCTCCGTCAGCCAGCACACCGTCACAAAGACGTCGAGCAGCAGCCACACAACCTCGACCTCGCAGGGTGGAAAGGTGAGTGGTTCTCTCTTCGGGtggaaacgcgacgcgacgcgacgcgaggagAAGCGAGGAGAAGCGAGAAACGCGTTGTCGTAATGCGGTTTCACGCCACGCTTTCTTGAATGGTGTAATGGGCGGCGCGTTTCGATGTTGGGAATCACGGCGGATCGCGTTCGCACTCCTCGTTCCTCTTGCTTACACGGACGCCGTCGTGCGCGCGTTTACCTCCGTGTCTACCTGCTCGCTTTTGCCATCCACGCGAATACGTTCCGCTTCGCTCGTCGGCTCGAGCTCTGCTGACCACTTTATGGTAATTGAAAGCGTTTAGAACTGCCGCTGTATCGAGCGGTTTCGTCGAACGTACGCGCTTCGGAAACGTTTCGAGAGgattcgtcgtcgtcgcgacgatccACGAACCGCGAAGCGAAACGAGGACGGGACGGTAAAATTCGCTTTTATTAATGCGCGCGCGAATGATCGCGGAGACGATTGTTCGAGCGCCGACTAACGAAGGAACCGTTTCCCGTGCGACCGTGTCCTTTTAGCGGGTTATAAAAGACTGCGGTAATAAAACTTCGCTTGCTTTGCAACACTATATCATCGCCCGGTGTGTTATATGGATAGTTGAGCGGAATGAATGTAGAATCGCaagtgtaaaattttattggatcCTCTGAAATGATTTGGCAGTAATGCGATGCCTTGAaaatacttaaccctttgcgctcgaagccactttcgtcggaaatctgaaataaccTTCGCAgcttatactatttttattttatgtaacaaagtgcattttatgcatataaaattgaatcttgccAAGTTACTCGTTAGTTAAGTTACTAGTCCCCTTCTTCATCAATAGAAGTGAATTTCAAAAGGTCATAGAGCCGCTCAATTAATCAGCACGACAGCAATCATACCATCTTTCTATCAACGAACGGTAGAACTGTCATAACTTCGTCATAACTTTAATATAACCATCATCGAGCAAACTAAAAAATGGCGATCAGGTGAGGCAGATGTTCGACGAGAGGCGTCAAACGACCGTGAAAGGCATCGACAGGAGCTACCCGTTGGAGCCGTTGGAGAACAAGCCGCGGAAGCAGGCGAACGGAAACGCCGGTCCCAGGAACGGGAACGCGGCGGTGAGCAGGCAATCGGTGACCCTGAAACGGGTGGTCCGGGCGGACGTGAACAGCAACGTGAACGCCGGGAAGCCGATCGTCTCCTATCACGAGGAGATCGGCCGCGAGTCGTCGTTCGGCTCGCCGGGCCGCCAGCAGctagacgacgacgacgagttcGGGAACGAGAACCACGTTGCGCGGTATGCAAATGGAAATCATCGAGACGaggtaattaattaaccgcCTGGCGATCCTCTCCCCTCGAGACAACGGGGAGAGAGAACCGAGccgcgatgcgatgcgatgcgccGCCCGCGAGATCTCGAACTTCTTAATTGAGAGGCGGCCTCTCGAGCAACAGCATCGTTACCGGCCCGAGATTTGTTTCTGCTCAAGGAATCGAGTGCCGCGTTGTTAGGCTCGGAACACGCTTGCCTCTGTGCTCTCCGATCAGTTAACAGCGAGCATACTTCGAGGCCATGAGTCGCAAATTTTAAtgagaattaaattgaaccattttttattctgccacgaaatttcttgcaattttctcgattattttattctcattttctatgatttgtgattaatgatttttatgcagGTGAAATCGAGTCTTGTGTCAAATATAACAACGCACTTAATAGCGTCTtaaatgtagacaattttactgggttaaaaattattttggaacgcgatGAAACTATCTTAAAATGGGACGAGTATTTcgacgcgaaataaaatctcgCATAAACTCACTGGTCTcctgaaataatttagttaatattaacccttcgcactcgaagctattttaactgtcttaggacgtgatagaacaattttagtaatgCCTCAGAGTTGCTACCCGAGtgtcaaagagttaatataaaaatttcaaccgTGGACAATCTTGGAGCTGTTACAATCTCATGCTGTTAGCCGATCGGAGCCTGGCGAGGAAGCGTGTTCCAAGCCTTAATCTCCGCTGACTGTGGGCTCGGTTCGCCCGGTTATGCTCGCGTGCTCCTTTTAACTAGCCCTTAAGCACCAATTACCTGCTTTTGATATCAGCGGTATTTTTAATCATCCACTGATTGTTCCCGGGAAGACATTGTACGGCAGAATTGAAGCATTAGCATTTCATAGAACGAGGAACGTGATTCACTGATTAATTATCGGCAATGATACCACAACGTTTGagagtttataaattttagttaAGAATCTTTCTTGAACGAGTAGGAAGGCTAACTAATAGCGCCGTTTAAGATTATCACGTActaatatgattttaaaatttcccTTAGCGTAgcacgataattaaaaatacttaaatatcaatttttcaatcgcgACAGCCGTTTTCCCAGCGCAaggattgaaataaaattaaaataaaaatatgaattatcgATCAACGAATTTATGAGATTACTAAAGCGCGAGACGgtacatttgtttaaacatttgccCGCGACAGCTACAGATCGAGGAGGTGCTGGACGACGACACGATAGAGAGGAACCGCATGATGGCGAAGCTCCACTTGATGGAGTACGACGAGACGCTGAAGCACCGCATTAAAAACGACCTCGAGAGCGAGGAATTCCCGGAGGACTTCATGGTGGATGTTCCCGACAAGCTACCGAAACAAAGTATATCGAAGAAGCTGTCCCAGGCGGAGGCGAGATTGGAGCGTTTCAGAAACGCTAACGCGAAGCGCGTTAACAACGCGGCGAGGAGCACGGGCCCCCCGTCCCACGTACCTAAGAAAAGAGCCGACGCGATGCTGCCTGGGAAAGCTGCGTCCAGGTACGTGCCGTGTCGCAGGAGAACGATAAATCTCCGATCGATTAATGATACAAAACCGGGGAAGCAATTTTTGGCGCCGCCGAGGCGCGTCTCTAAAACCGGGGAAAGTCGAGAAATTTTTGGATCGACCGTGGAAAGTCGATAAATTTTTGGATCGATCGtggaaatcgataaattttttGATCGACCGTGGAAAGTCGATAAATTTTTGGATCGATCGTGGAAAGTCGATAAATTTTTGGATCGACCGTGGAAAGTCGATAAATTTTTGGATCGATCGTGGAAAGTCGATAAATTTTTGGATCGATCGTGGAAAGTCGATAACTTTTTGGATCGATCGTGGAAAGTCGATAACTTTTTGGATCGATCGTGGAAATCGTTAACTTTTTGGATCGATCGTGGAAATCGTTAACTGAACCACGAGTTTTCTCCGAGTCGGATCTTTTTTTGCCCTCCGTCGAGTTCCGCGTAATTGTTAATCCACTCGTGACACCGTTACCAACACCGGTAAATTATTTACCTTGTTTAACAGCAGCTTGATCGCTATCCGACACGATTATGTAGATACGATCCTACGGCTTTCTCGACTTTCTTCATTCTCGTTTTCGGAGACGCTTCGTGGAAACGATTTGTGTTCGATCAAAGTCGTCGGAAAGTTGCGTAGACGAATCGGGGGGCTGAGTAATCAGCGGGCTCGGTACATGGTCGCGTAATTCTGCCAGCGCATTTCTAGCTTCATTTAAAACACTAACTTTCGTTGTGAATCATAATCGctcgattaatttcatttcttttaccacagaaaatcgaaatgtttcttagaaaattatataccgACAAGAATATTTTTGCCGACTATTTCGTGTCTCTCGCGCGACgattattaacagaaaaataatgcaacagaGAAATGGTCGCAAAGCTGGTTACTCAGCCCCCGCGAGTCGATTATCCGTCCCGATTCCATCGGCTCGAGCACCGCGGCGAACGCGAATTCTCTAATTAGCGAAACGAGTGCTAACAATCCGTCGCTGCTTTCACCCCCTCCGCCCCTCTCGATTAATTCCTCGTCGCATAATCGCAATCGCTGGCTAGACTCCGGCTCGTTTTGAAAACCCACGCAACCTAGGTAGCAAGCCTAACAACAATCCACGCTCCCTGGAACCGATCCGGCGTCGAGAAAGCGACCGAGACGGACGCGCGTTTCCGGCGAACTATCTCGAGGGCGCAGCCCGTTTCCGGTCCGTCACGAGCAACGAAGAGATCCGCACCGGCCACTTCTAATTCCTGCTAATTGCTATCGGAGGAAGGATAATCGGCCGAAGAACATTAAACGCAGTCCATCGACGTTTAACAATCGTCGGAGCGGTGTGCATCCGTCGATCGCGGCCTGGCAGTTCAaggtttattaatcattattaatcgGCGTTACTACAGCCATTCGTTGGCTTCACGAGTCCGGGGGACGAGTGGCTTTCTTTAATCGCGGAGCTTCCGTAATTTCTTTAACCATCCACACGAGTCGACTAAAAAAACAAGCTGCGCTCGAAGAGGCAAGACCAACGCGGGGCTCTCATCGGCTTTCTTCTGCTGCTGCAACAATCGCTGCTGCGAGTCGTTTCATGCTGATTCACACGCGCACACACTCGTGTTTGCTCTAACTACGCTGCCAAGACCGGCCATTAACAAAACGCGGACCACAGTAACGGCGTAGAGATATAGAGGAGATGATGTTCTAGCGGGTATTTATCGTTGTTCTCTGAATTTGCCTGTCTTCGTTGTGATTCCGTAGCAGGGATAGGAAAGCGCCGGAACGGCTCGAGGAGATGCTGTCGTCCTCGGACTCGGAGAGATACGTGAAACGGGGGATGCGCGGCTCGCGATTTTCTCGCGACCAGTCGCAGAGATCCGCGATCGATGACAAAGCTAGAAAGTCCAGATTGTCGCCGGAATCTTTGAGAGACGGGAGATCCACGAGcccgaaattattttgcggCGAGTCTGAGAAGTTTAATCGGGCTAGATCGTCGCCGAATTACCTGGAGCATGGATCCAAAGGGGTAAAATTCTCTCGAAGAGAATCTGGGAAATCGGCGACGGGTTATATGGTGGATTCTGTTGCGAGATCGTCGTCCGAGTATTTGATGGACAGATCTGGGAGCCCTAAGTTCTTTGGCAAAGAATCTGGAAGGTCGGCAACCACAGTCGATTCTAAAATGGATATAGTACCTATTGGAAGATTGTCTCCTCAGTTTTTGAAAGGCAGCAGATCCCGCAGCGAGAGCcctaatttattcaataaagaaCTGAGACAGTCTGCGACGAATTATGCGAGCGATGTGAAAACCAGATTGTCTCCGGAATTTTCGAGCGACAGATCTCGAAGTGGAAGCCCGAAATTCTTCTGCAAGGAATCGGAAAAATCGGCGACGACTTACGCCATCGATGCAAAAGGAAATATACGCGCAAAAATCATTGGAAGATCTTCGCccgatttttcaaaagatagaTCTCGAAGCACAAGTCCCAAATTCTTTTGCAAGGAATCGGAGAAGTCAGCGACGACTTATGCCATCGATACGAAAGGAAATATAAGCGCAAAAGTCATCGGAAGATCTTCGCccgatttttcaaaagatagaTCTCGAAGCACAAGTCCCAAATTCTTCTGCAAGGAATCGGAAAAATCGGCGACGACTTATGCCATCGATTCCAAAGCTGCAAAATCATCGGCTGACTATCTAAAACTCACTAGACCCAGAAGCGGCAGCCCCAAGTTCTTCTGCAAGGAATCGGAGAAGTCAGCGACGACATACGCGATCGATGCGAGAAGCAAAAAGAAACTGGACATTCCAAAGAATCGTTCCATCGTGAAAATAGAACCCGACAGCGAGTTCGTAACGAGAATATCTACGAAATCGCCCGCGACGGTGGACGACACCGTGGACAGATTCATCAAGGACCACGAACTCGAGCAAATCAGAACTCCCTCGCCGACGGGAAGCGCAAAGAGTCGTGCCAAATTTGGCGCTGAAATCGATCTGAAATCATCGTCTCGATCCGGTTCGCCAGATATCTTCGAGAGACTCGCGAAAGAGCGAAGCGCGAGTCCTCGATTTCGCGAGTCCAAGAGATTCTCTCCGACGTTGAGAACGCCTGTCAAAGGTCCGAGCATCGCATCAAAATCGCCGGACCCGGCTCGAAGCCTCGCAAAGCACCATAGAAAAGTTTCGTCGGACAGGTACGAATTTTCCAGCGCTGGAACCACTCCGACGAGATCGCCAGAATTTCGGAAGCCGagttcgagaaaatcgagcgCGAGTCCTCAGTTCGTCTCGGACAGATCCGCCACGATCATGTTCGTGACGCCGGAGACGATAACGAAAACGGGGACAGGGTACTCGAGGACTGGACAAAAATCGCTGAGCCCGACTTTCTCGATCGGCAAGAGGAACGGCGGCGTCGCGAGCAGATTCGTCGACTCGGAGAGGAGAGACTCTCCGGAGGACGTAGCCGAGAGTTCGAAACGCAGGATACGGAGCTCGGTGTCGCGATACTTCCTCGAGCAGTGCGAGAGAGCTTCTAGGAGCGCGGAGATCGGTGCGAGGAGCGCTGCAAGGAAGCCGAAAGTTTCTAGAAATGTTGATTCGTACAGAGTCTCGTCGCCGGTCTCGTTGAAGCACATGGATACTGTCAGTCCGGTGAGCAAGAGTCCGCCTCGGGATGGACGTGGGAAGATCGCTGCTTTAAATGCAGATCGAAGTGGAACGCCTGAGTTTTTTTGTTACGAAACGGACAAGATGGCCACGACGGTGAGCCTGAGGCCCTCGAAAGAGTCGACGAGTCCTGCGCGGCCTGAGGGCAGAGCATCGAAGAGCCCCGATGTCTTGACTTCGATTAAAAAGGTTAGCGACGCCGGGAGCAAAAGTTCTGTATACATGACGGACGGAGACAAAAGAATTCTGAGACTTTTTCATTCCAAGGATGACCATTCCAAGCCCTCGAAAGGCTTTTTACGGAAACATTCCAAGAGTCCTTCGCCGACAACCTTTTCTAAGACTAAATCGCCGAAGAATTACAACGTGAACAGAGATGTAAAATCGAGTAGCAGAAGAAATACTCCGTCGACGAGTCCGGAATTCTTTTGCTACGAAACGGACAAGATGGCTACGACTGTGAGCCTGAAGCCGAGACCCTTGAGGGACTATTCTGTGAGTCCTTCGAGGGATTATTCCGTGAGTCCTTCGAGGGATTATTCTACGAGTCCCTCCAGGGATTATTCTGTGAGTCCTTCGAGGAATTATTCTGCGAGCCCCGAGCCTGCGAGGTCTGAGAGCAGACTGTCAAAGAGGACAGACATCTTTACTTCCGGCAGAAGCGTCGATGGCACTAGCAGGAGCAGCAGTCCTGTATTAGGACAGTATGTGATAGACAGTGGAAGATCGTCCACGGAACTCTTCTCCTCCAAAAGTGACAAGCCTAAGTCGCCGAAGGATCTCGCCCGCAGACATTCCAAGAGCCCTCTATCATCAGACACTTTTTCTAAATCATCAGGAAAGCCAGAGTTCTTCTGCTACGAGACGGATAAGATGGCTACGACCGTCAGCTTGAAACCGAGACCCTCCAATGACTCAGGCGACTATTCTAAAAGTCCTGTTGGGTCCAAGAGCAGACTGTCAATCAGTCCTGACATTAGAGTCATCGATGATAGTAGAAGCAGCAGCCCTGTGTTATCGCGATACATAAAAGACGACGATAGAGCCACTCAAACGAAATCGCCAAAAGATCAACCACGGCAGCGTAACAAGACTCCTACATTTACAGGTACTTATTCCAAAGGTAAATCCAGCGTCCTCAATTTGCCTAAAAATGCAAAACCAACTGCAAGCAGAAGTCCAGACTTCTTTTGCTACGAGACAGAAAAGATGGCTACGACCGTCAGCTGGAAACCCAGACCCTCTAATGACTCGGGCGACTATTCTAAGAGTCCTCAGAGGCCGCCAGTCAGCCCTGATATAAGCAGTAGCCCTCTGTTATTGCGATACGCAACAGACGACAGAGCTACTCTGAGACAGTCGCCCATAAAATCCCCAAAAGACCAACTACGCCAGCGTAACAAAACTCCACCGTACACAGGTACCTACTCCAAAGGTAAATCGCCGAGAACCTCCAACGTCCTCAATTTACCTAGAGACGCAAAATCTGTCGCAAGCAGGAGCCCGGACTTCTTCAGCCGCGAGACCGAAAAATCCGTCGCGACGGTCAGCTCGCGACGCGGCTCGACGAACTCAAAAAACGCCAAGCACGCTGAGCTGAGGGCCAAAGGCAGACCGCCCAAGAGCCCCGAGCAGTCGGCCAAAGAGGGCAGAGGAGCCGGTCGCCGGGGATCAGGGAACGTCTTGCGATCGACGGGATTGATTCGCGACATCATAAAGCATCAAAGAAATCGCGAGAGCGATTCTACCCTGTCCAAAACGGTGGAGAGAGAATCGAGATCGAAGGACGAGTTTATTGGAGACGTTTGCTTGCGAGGACGCGAGCTCGTTACCACGCAGTCCGAGACAAGAAGCTTCGCGAAGACGACCTCCGAGATCGCTGTCGCCGAGAGATACGCGAAACGAGGCGGCACTTACTCGAAATCGTCGAGAACGTCTCCGACGGATCGCAAGAAGAACAGAAGAGCTCCGCTGGACTCGGACGCGTTCTGTCCGTCGCGGACGGATAGAGGAGTCGTCCTCGACGGAAGAATTCCCTCTCCGAGGGAATCGGTTTTCCGCGGAGCGGAAGATATACCCGGAGAGGATCCCGCCGAAACTTTGGGATCCGGGAAGCAAACAGCGAGCCTGTCGAGGCGGGCTCCAACTTTGGGCTCCATAGAACTGGTGCGGAAGGTCATGGGGGGCGGGGCGAGGGCGGCCGTTAAGACCTTAAAAACACAGGAGCCGGGGAGCGGGTCGGCCGGCGGAATACAAAGGCGGCGAAGTAATTCCGGGGAATCTGGGGCGACCGAGGTAAACGACGGAGGATCATCGAGCAAGAATTATGAGCGGACGGACTCGGTCGAGTCGGCACTCAGGCGGTTCGACTCTATTGACGCAGAGAACGGCGCCGAGCCGGTTCCGGACGCTTCGCGGCGGAGCGAGGGATCGCCGGCGGAGAGAAGGC comes from Augochlora pura isolate Apur16 chromosome 1, APUR_v2.2.1, whole genome shotgun sequence and encodes:
- the LOC144471186 gene encoding uncharacterized protein LOC144471186 isoform X2, which gives rise to MKPKDVKKHGKKTRIRTEELEARGVHMDMKTSWAAQELTAKYTNLDEMARFQQKQLQEKEQKLLQLYDQQQQRAYQVVQRGSAGSNGSSYGSSVSQHTVTKTSSSSHTTSTSQGGKVRQMFDERRQTTVKGIDRSYPLEPLENKPRKQANGNAGPRNGNAAVSRQSVTLKRVVRADVNSNVNAGKPIVSYHEEIGRESSFGSPGRQQLDDDDEFGNENHVARYANGNHRDEIEEVLDDDTIERNRMMAKLHLMEYDETLKHRIKNDLESEEFPEDFMVDVPDKLPKQSISKKLSQAEARLERFRNANAKRVNNAARSTGPPSHVPKKRADAMLPGKAASSRDRKAPERLEEMLSSSDSERYVKRGMRGSRFSRDQSQRSAIDDKARKSRLSPESLRDGRSTSPKLFCGESEKFNRARSSPNYLEHGSKGVKFSRRESGKSATGYMVDSVARSSSEYLMDRSGSPKFFGKESGRSATTVDSKMDIVPIGRLSPQFLKGSRSRSESPNLFNKELRQSATNYASDVKTRLSPEFSSDRSRSGSPKFFCKESEKSATTYAIDAKGNIRAKIIGRSSPDFSKDRSRSTSPKFFCKESEKSATTYAIDTKGNISAKVIGRSSPDFSKDRSRSTSPKFFCKESEKSATTYAIDSKAAKSSADYLKLTRPRSGSPKFFCKESEKSATTYAIDARSKKKLDIPKNRSIVKIEPDSEFVTRISTKSPATVDDTVDRFIKDHELEQIRTPSPTGSAKSRAKFGAEIDLKSSSRSGSPDIFERLAKERSASPRFRESKRFSPTLRTPVKGPSIASKSPDPARSLAKHHRKVSSDRYEFSSAGTTPTRSPEFRKPSSRKSSASPQFVSDRSATIMFVTPETITKTGTGYSRTGQKSLSPTFSIGKRNGGVASRFVDSERRDSPEDVAESSKRRIRSSVSRYFLEQCERASRSAEIGARSAARKPKVSRNVDSYRVSSPVSLKHMDTVSPVSKSPPRDGRGKIAALNADRSGTPEFFCYETDKMATTVSLRPSKESTSPARPEGRASKSPDVLTSIKKVSDAGSKSSVYMTDGDKRILRLFHSKDDHSKPSKGFLRKHSKSPSPTTFSKTKSPKNYNVNRDVKSSSRRNTPSTSPEFFCYETDKMATTVSLKPRPLRDYSVSPSRDYSVSPSRDYSTSPSRDYSVSPSRNYSASPEPARSESRLSKRTDIFTSGRSVDGTSRSSSPVLGQYVIDSGRSSTELFSSKSDKPKSPKDLARRHSKSPLSSDTFSKSSGKPEFFCYETDKMATTVSLKPRPSNDSGDYSKSPVGSKSRLSISPDIRVIDDSRSSSPVLSRYIKDDDRATQTKSPKDQPRQRNKTPTFTGTYSKGKSSVLNLPKNAKPTASRSPDFFCYETEKMATTVSWKPRPSNDSGDYSKSPQRPPVSPDISSSPLLLRYATDDRATLRQSPIKSPKDQLRQRNKTPPYTGTYSKGKSPRTSNVLNLPRDAKSVASRSPDFFSRETEKSVATVSSRRGSTNSKNAKHAELRAKGRPPKSPEQSAKEGRGAGRRGSGNVLRSTGLIRDIIKHQRNRESDSTLSKTVERESRSKDEFIGDVCLRGRELVTTQSETRSFAKTTSEIAVAERYAKRGGTYSKSSRTSPTDRKKNRRAPLDSDAFCPSRTDRGVVLDGRIPSPRESVFRGAEDIPGEDPAETLGSGKQTASLSRRAPTLGSIELVRKVMGGGARAAVKTLKTQEPGSGSAGGIQRRRSNSGESGATEVNDGGSSSKNYERTDSVESALRRFDSIDAENGAEPVPDASRRSEGSPAERRQTEESRAESFEDDSTTISLKALGARSSGIELSAARSKRKSSEPACRAAKEEDRSRKRIAKGGDSSETAGRDDRALACRRKLFRDTDSAERARSRRDKGGEQSGSAGSRRANRAGSATGMSEEDGSPSMRHLRSIEDIRRSIEDTSSSCRGQASRSAVASNASRGEGKPRASSRTVACDRVGRQVVQARRAESLAARRTTERFAKSATRFSRVAKSPSLESTKPAEASGRPRRSVLSPQSKSPDMANRRPSMELKGSDARSSKRTTPTKDAEPTGIRKTTARKSTDTVDGATVLENGLHSQDQTVETKHDNELHTAKKTLVVDDDEQPPKENNGPLTRKPLLKRPSIDKQTPSAPMQASSSAPKSKMTLKSKTPNVASSSSRSSASSKSGSNCTPDLLVPCKICGRSFAQDRVGLHEQICTKTGQKKRKLFDSVMFRVKGTELEKFVKKGCAKKQQPEKPAETKTNWRRKHEDFINAIRSAKQVQAHLAAGGKLSDLPPPPPSDTSDYIQCPHCGRKFNKPAADRHIPKCEHMLHNKPVHNRAPKPRR